In the Salvia miltiorrhiza cultivar Shanhuang (shh) chromosome 8, IMPLAD_Smil_shh, whole genome shotgun sequence genome, TGATCGATTAGGCTACCCATAAATTAGATCACAAAACTCGAGAAATGGTGTCAGATATTGTGACTAAgagtattttatttcttatttcaaAGATGTGGTTaagcaattaattatttaattgttaaATTCCAATTCTTTGAAATAGAAAATACAAGGCTCGACCTCCATGGAAATATCAAATAGGAACAATTTGCAGTTTAGGCCAATCAAATCAAGTGAAGAAGTACATTCTCAgctcaaaataaaatcaagtgaAGAAACACATTCTCAGCTCAAAATTATGGTGTCCAAAATTCGAGTCAaacactcctaaatacgagtataaactatttacaaaattcaaagaaattcaagaactcctaaatacgagtataaactatttataaattcaaagaaattgaagaactcctaaatacgagtataaactatttataaatccaaagaaatataagaactcctaaatacgagtataaactatttacaaaatgcaaagaaattcaagaaactcctaaatacgagtataaactatttacaaaattcaagaaattcaagaactcctaaatacgagtataaactatttaaaatttcaaaatcaaatgaagaactcctaaatacgagtataaactatttaaaatttcaaaatcaaatgaagaactcctaaatacgagtataaactatttataaattcaaagaaattgaagaactcctaaatacgagtataaactatttataaattcaaagaaaatgaagaactcctaaatacgagtataaactatttataaatccaaagaaatacaagaactcctaaatacgagtataaactatttacaaaatgcaaagaaattcaagaaactcctaaatacgagtataaactatttacaaaattcaaagaaattcaagaactcctaaatacgagtataaactatttataaatccaaagaaattcaagaactcctaaatacgagtataaactatttataaatccaaagaaattgaaaaactcctaaatacgagtataaactatttataaattcaaagaaattgaagaactcctaaatacgagtataaactatttataaattcaaagaaaatgaagaactcctaaatacgagtataaactatttataaatccaaagaaatacaagaactcctaaatacgagtataaactatttacaaaatgcaaagaaattcaagaaactcctaaatacgagtataaactatttacaaaattcaagaaattcaagaactcctaaatacgagtataaactatttaaaatttcaaaatcaaatgaagaactcctaaatacgagtataaactatttaaaatttcaaaatcaaatgaagaactcctaaatacgagtataaactatttaaaatttcaaaatcaaatgaagaactcctaaatacgagtataaactatttaaaatttcaaaatcaaatgaagaactcctaaatacgagtataaactatttaaaatttcaaaatcaaatgaagaactcctaaatacgagtataaactatttataaattcaaagaaaatgaagaactcctaaatacgagtataaactatttacaaaattcaaaatcaagaactccgcgataagagtttaaactatcaagatatatttcgagactcgtctattaccaaaggcatttcgtctataaacaagtctcgatggggcaatttgtaggcaattaaatttgtcgtcaAATTAAATCAtaccacgtgtaaattcataaattaaatattcaattatattttctattttattaaatgggattttattcctaattaaatatatatatatgattaatatttaatataatgaattagtgggcttattggccacttaaggccctaaggcccatatatggaggcccaaagcccataaagcccatgaagcccatctctaaaatctataaatagaggtgttggggtgctcattagAACGAACTTGAAGAAGTGGAAGTTCGAAGGGCATAacgaattctctctagtatcacaagttgaAGTTGAAGTGGTGCAAGAATTGAAGGCTCCAAGCATCTTCAAGAATTtcatcaaatcttcaagtgatcttcaagtatatcttcaaagattcaagtatatcttcaagtcttcaagtatatcttcaaagcttcaagtatatcttcaagtgatcttcaagtatatcttcaaatcttcatcAAGTATTCAAACcttcaaggcgttcttcaaATCTTTAAATCgttcttcaagtattcaaggttttgcttcaaagcttcaaggcgttcttacaaattccaagaacgatcttcctcaaatcaaatcaaccaagtcccaaagcttcaaggcgttcttacaaattctaaggacgttcttcaaatcaaatcaaatcaagttcaaaagcttcaaggcgttcttacaaattctaaggacgttcttcttcaaatcaaatcaaatcaagttcaaaagcttcaaggcgttcttataaattctaaggacgttcttcttcaaatcaaatcaagttcaacgttcaatccaaaatcatgacttgagtcccttggattggcgtcatcaaatcaagtatttcaagaaccttcgaacttgttcaagaatcaaatagAAGAAAAGAATCAGATGATTAACTAGAGATtacaacccgcataaatctatcttcaaatctatcaaattatctttgtaacgcattttgtattttatcaaattgaaatacaaaatttgtgtttacagctgccaaagccagagctaaccagagcagagggccagagcagagctgccagagcagagatgccagagctaagtcattaaagtcagagccagagctaaatcaccagatccagagtcagagctaagtcgttagagtcagagccagagccaaatcgccagatccagagtcagagctaagctattggagccagagcgcggagccacacgccagagacaattcgccagaaggcggagctacttagcagagcggagccaaagagtaaaagtctgccccaaggaaggaaatccagagctactagacagagcgggatgatggggacagaatccagctctataattaggggacaacgacctgacaagttataatctaataatagccttaattagtttaatggcgagcatgcggaatagatgaccaaacgaatttactactttaccccgactgtaatgcctataaatacctacgatgatgaaataaagcaccagagcagagcttccagagcagagggccagagcaaagctgccagagcagagatgccagagctaagtcattaaagtcagagccagagctaagtcaccagatccagagtcagagctaagtcgttagagtcagagccagagccaaatcgccagatccagagtcagagctaagctattggagccagagcgcggagccacacgccagagacaattcgccagaaggcggagctacttagcagagcggagccaaagagtaaaagtctgccccaaggaaggaaatccagagctactagacagagcgggatgatggggacagaatccagctctataattaggggacaacgacctgacaagttataatctaataatagccttaattagtttaatggcgagcatgcggaatagatgaccaaacgaatttactactttaccccgactgtaatgcctataaatacctacgatgatgaaataaagcacacactctctcttttactgctttaagaactcttctctttcatttctctctagagtttgaactaataaaattacatatataaataaaatatctaaattattaaagttatgtttgttagatagttgacaattggagtcatggttgaatataatttcatatttgatgatgctctctcaaactctagatgagatgatgctcaaaactccagacgagatgatgctctttcaagttttagacgagatgattctcttttaagtttcaaacaagatgatgctcagaagttagagatgatctgtcaagtttgcgacgaggtgatgcccacaacttggttggtcttaaaactccaaatgatacgatgttcgataaatcagttttggtcttttaaatatcaggcgagattattttcataattagttatgcttttagaagtttggaattatatgatactcacaattcaattatgatttttcaaactccatataaaattatggtcaaaaggcaaaataaaaaaaaattgaacaaaattacctatgtcaaatttatatatttctacttttttttcttacgcgttaACTTTTTagaaaatttcatatgaaaactaatgggtatttttatgatctcaacaaaattaataatttaattgctaaaagttgttgagattaatataattttaaatgtattactaatttaatttaatttaattaattatataaataatttacataaaaaattattttatataattatcataagaataaaataaaatatataaattaatacccgtcgaatttcgacgggtaatacactagtaatTGCGTAATGTAGTCATGATTAAATCTTCATAAAAATCGAACAttaatcaaaatcaaatttCTCAACGCAAGTTAAGTTTTTGAAAATGTTTTattaacctctctctctctctacgcttCCCAACTTTCCCCTCTTTCCGCTTTTCCTTTTTGCTAGTCTTTTTTATCCAAGAAAAAGTAGAATTAATTCGGAGTTTCATCCTTTAGTAAGCAAAgccccaaaagtaatgagaaaGCAAcaaatgggatttgattaatTGTAGTGTTTAGTTTGTTTTAGCATCTATTTCCATTCTGTGCTGAGAGAGGCGTGGTGGGTTATTGCTTTCTTCAAAACCCAGTGCTTTAAACTAGCTGGAGAATAAAGAGAAGTTCAAGATTCTTCCTTTACTATCGTAGCTACTGAAAAAGTTGttaaaagatttgatttttattttaaactaaTCTTGAATGCATGTCAAGAAGAAAAAGGCCTTGCACAGAAATGTATGATTGTTTGCATTTCTGCTTATCTGCTTATTTCTTGAATATTTTTGAAGTTAGGCTTAGCTCTATTGCTTGGACATATGCTTCAGAATTAGTGTAATTTAGTGTGATTCTGTGTGTTGTGTGTGGGAAGGAATAAGGATGATTCCTCTGTTCTTTTTAGTTGTGTGTGGTGAGGGTTTTGTGGCATTCCTTTTAATGGTGAAGATTGGGCCATTAAGGGAATTGGTGATGAAGGGTTTGGATCAAGTGAAAATGAGAAGGGGCACAGTTTCAACCATTGCTGGCACTATTTTTGTGATTCTGTTATCAGACTTGTTTAGCATTGTCAAGATTCAGAACAAGGGTTCTAAGCACGGGGCGATGACGCCTATGGATCAGGTGATTTGGAGGACTAACCTGTTGGAGGCTACTCTTATGGGTACGGGTCATTGTCGATTTGGCTAAGATGATTTTATGGCTTCCCTTTTGTGATTCTTGAATCTCGAATGCTGATGAGTTGTTATGTTTGCTTTCTCAGAATGATTAGAATGAGTTTATGGTTTCTTGTAGTGATTCTTGAATCTTGATTGTATTGTATGTACACATAGGTTGCTGATCAGTGATATGTTTGCTTATGGTTCCTTTTGGTGATTCTTGATTATTGATTGCGTGTTCGTGGATTGCTGATCAGCGTTCTGGTTGCTAATTGCTATCTTAGAATGGCTAAAATGAGTTTATGGTTTCTTTTAGTGATTCTTGAATCTTGATTTTATGTCCATACTCCATAGATTTGCCAACCAGTGTTATGTTCGCTTATGGTTACTTTTGGTGATTCTTGATTTGTATGTTCATAGATCGCCGATCAGTGTTATGTTTGCTTTCTCCGAATGGCTAAAATGAGTTTATAGTTGCTTTTAGTGGTTCttgagtcttgattgtatgtgCGTAGATTGCTGATCAGCGTTGTGTTTGCTATCTCCGAATGGCTAAAATGAGTTCATGGTTCCGATTCTTGAATCTTGAATTTTATGTGCGTAGATTTCTGATCAGCATTACGTTTGCTTTATACGAATGCTGGTGTTATGATGTGATGCATACTTCCTCCTATTAGCATTCCTAGCGTTCTTGGCCTCGAGCAAACTAAACTTCTAGTGAATGTCTGCTATAGGCTTCTGATTTTGAAACAATTCATGATATTTGACATCTTCTGGAGCTATGAGTGCTAGAAGAGTTTTGCATTTGACGGGTGAGGATTGAAGTCGTTGATAGTAGAAACTCGGAGGGTTACAAGTGTCGTGAGTTAGCCGGTATATTTCTCCACGTTTCCAATAGGCTCCCTTTGTTTTATATCAACAAATCTGTAATATCTTATATAGACTGATTTTGATACTAAACTTCGCGTTATAGTTGCTGAACGGCTTGGATACTCTGCAAATCCATCGTTCTTTTAGTTTGTCTCCGTTTCATATCTCTGTTTACGCGAAGAGAAAAGAGGACTCTTTGCTTGAAAATGTTGCTGATGTCTGATTTTCTTTCACTGCACACTTATTGTCTCTTGTATTGTTTTACTATTTCTTTGATCAATTCGGAGACTGAACACGAGCGTGCTACACTACGCCTTCGTTGTGCTGTAATGCGCCGTATATACATCTAAACTATCTATGATTTCCTCCTTGATCACAGGGTTCTCTCTCTTCCTCGGGTTTCTGGTCGACCGTATGCACCATTACATGCGAAAGCTGACCAAGTTAAGAAGCAGCACCGGAGTTTCAACGCGAGAAGTTGAGAGACTCGAGAGAGAGAAGCTGCAGCTGAAGGAGAAGGAGGAGAGAGCTGCTGAAGAAGCCAAGCAGCTGCGGCAAGAGATATCCAGTTTGATTGATGATTTGAAGAAGGTGAAGATGGAGACAGCAGAGAAGGATGAGCGGCTCGATACGGCCGAAGCTCACGTGGTTGCTCTGCAGAAACAAGCCGCGGATCTTCTGCTCGAATACGACCGTCTGCTCGAGGATAACCAGATCCTCCAGAACCAGGCTCTTGGATACCATAGTTGAAAGTGAGTAGTTTGGGTGCTAATTGGGTTTTTCTTGTTGTTTTGGGTAGGGGAAGTAGTGGGATTTGGTTGGGGCTTGCTAGGTTTAGTATACGGGGTCGTTTGTCGGGGGTCGTTCGTCGTAGAGAGTCGGGCCCGAGCCGATTCGTTTGTCGGGGGTCGTTCGTCGTAGAGAGTCGGGCCCGAGCCGATCTTGTGCGCACCTCGAATAGCGACTGCGAGATAAAGGAAAAGAGTGTAGAGCTTACATTGTGATAGTGTTGCATCTCAACAATTCTTATCTTGAGAGTTGTCTTGTTTTTGTGTATTGAATTTGACAAGGCAATTGAGTTGAAAATTTGATGGCAATATTTGTGTATGACTAGAGCTGTCAAATGGGCCGGGCTGAGGGACGAAATCGAGCGGCCCGTTTGGAAAACTTTTTGGGCCACAAATCTACCAATTAGCCCGGCCCAAAAAACAATATCTTTCACAAAAAATTCAAACCAGATCGAAGATTTTGTGGCTCGATCGATTTAGGCCGATTAAAATTAGACCAAATCATCGAGTCAGATCACTTTTGACAACTCTAATAAGGATAAATACATGTATAAATATAATGGAAAGCATGTTAGTAAAATGAAAGGGAGAGTGAAACGGTTTTATTATTAGGCACGATCACTTTTTAATTCGAATTATTAAAAATGCATTCAAAATTAATCATTTAATCAATTTGtagaaattaatataaatgCTCTTGGTAGAAGTATTAAGATTAAGCTTTTCACCATAACAAAAATGaaacaatttatttttcattaatttaaaattaagatTACAATTTTTGATCaatgaaatataattaatatactttattttaattataatataaaatataaatatttaatcacTACTGATTTGAAATTCTAAAGCTTCAATCTAAATAACCGAAGAAAATGAGCGCTTTTCTCAGCTGCGAATAGCTCGAGTAGAACGAAAATGGCCGCCACCAGCGCTCCAACTCCGCCGCCGACGGCTGAAATCGCCGAAGCTCCGCCGTCCTCCGCCCCCAAGCTCGAAAATCCAGAACCAGATTGTCCCCGCAAAACCAAGCCAGGACTGAAACGCCTCGCTCTCACCCTCACTGTTCTCTTCTCTTTCCTGTTAGGTACGAATCATCGCAAATTCTCACTATCACTCTGTTTCATCGTTTAATATTGTAGTGTATTTGTAGTTGTTTATAGTTTTCTGCTATTTTCTGCAACTGTAGGTCTTCCATTTTTGTTAAAATCAGTAGAAATCTACAGATCGCCGCTGCCGTTCCGAGAAATTGATGATTTGTCCGCCGCGGTTGAGTCGAATCCGCTGCAATTTCCTTGCAAATTCCGAGCAGTATTTGTTGGTACGGGAGGATCTTCATTTAATGCTAATGAATTATCGGTTAAGATTGAACATCAAATGCGGAAAATCGCAGCCAAGGATTCGACATCTTGTGGTGCTTGTAGCTATAATTCATCTGTTTCTGTAGTCGTAGAAAATGGTGCGGATTGTTTTCGTAGTGACAATGATTTCAGCTGGAAGTGTGGAGCGCTGAGTGAGCTGAACAAGTATGAGCATTCAAGGGAAAATAAAGATGAGTTGTTCGATGAGTATTTGCATTCATTGGTGGATGAAACTAGTAGTCGTAGCAATGGTGGAAAGGTGTATACAGTGATAGTGGTGAGGAGGGAAGGACAGAAGGATGTGAGTGCAGTTGTTGGGAAGTATAGGCATGGGTGGATTGTGGGTAGGGTTTCAGAGGAGGAGGCAGTGAAGAAGGTGGCCGAGGTTTTTGTGAAAGCGTTTGTGAATGGTGGAAAAGAGGAAGGGTCAATTAGTGGGGAGTTTATGCCTGTGGGGGCAGATGGGAAGATCGTGCTTTCATTTAATTTGCTGAATGCTGATCCACACGATTGGACCTATGACTggtataaaatttattttgatgtgTTTTTCTCAGAAAATTTGCTCATGATGTAAATATTGTTATCAAGTTCTTGCAGTATCTTGTTTTTATAACACTGTTAATATTCCTTAGTTGCATGGTATTTTTGGCTGATGTTTTATTCACGGTGTCTGGTTATACTGCTAGGTTTTGTTGATTCTTCATTGAATGCCATGGTAGAGTGTCAGTTGTAGCTTATGTTTGAATCCACTTCACTACTGTAAACTGAAAAGTGTCCACTTCAATCACTTGTTTCTACAGGGAATTCCAAGAGATAGATGATAATCTCTTGGCTCCAATACTCGAGT is a window encoding:
- the LOC130999545 gene encoding uncharacterized protein LOC130999545, which produces MIPLFFLVVCGEGFVAFLLMVKIGPLRELVMKGLDQVKMRRGTVSTIAGTIFVILLSDLFSIVKIQNKGSKHGAMTPMDQVIWRTNLLEATLMGFSLFLGFLVDRMHHYMRKLTKLRSSTGVSTREVERLEREKLQLKEKEERAAEEAKQLRQEISSLIDDLKKVKMETAEKDERLDTAEAHVVALQKQAADLLLEYDRLLEDNQILQNQALGYHS